Proteins encoded by one window of Cystobacter ferrugineus:
- a CDS encoding ABC transporter ATP-binding protein: MISVRDLRKHYQVHKRPPGLKAALRSVFHRTYTSVKAVDGISFDIQPGERVGFLGPNGAGKTTTLKVLSGLLHPSSGEVRVDGHVPRHREEAFLKKIMLVTGQKQQLIWDLPPSETLELNRAIYDVPTAQYKQTLDELVTLLDLGELLGKPTRQLSLGERMKCELAVALIHRPKVLFLDEPTIGLDVSMQATMRAFIKDYNERHGATLILTSHYMDDVAALCPRIIVIDKGIVSYDGGLDALVKRVRPEKRVVLRLSQAVDAPDLAALGKVVSHDPLSAVLQVSQDAVNATVSRVLSTLPVMDLTVENAPLEEVMSELFAESKARRQGAGV; encoded by the coding sequence ATGATTTCCGTCCGCGACCTGCGCAAGCACTATCAGGTCCACAAGCGTCCGCCTGGCCTCAAGGCCGCTCTCCGCTCGGTCTTCCACCGGACCTACACCTCCGTCAAGGCGGTGGATGGCATCTCCTTCGACATCCAGCCCGGCGAGCGCGTGGGCTTCCTGGGCCCCAATGGGGCGGGGAAGACCACCACCCTCAAGGTGCTCTCGGGGCTCTTGCACCCCTCGAGCGGCGAGGTGCGCGTGGATGGTCATGTCCCGCGTCATCGCGAGGAGGCCTTCCTCAAGAAGATCATGCTGGTGACGGGGCAGAAGCAGCAGCTCATCTGGGACCTGCCCCCGTCGGAGACGCTCGAGCTCAACCGCGCCATCTATGACGTTCCCACCGCCCAGTACAAGCAGACGTTGGACGAGCTGGTGACGCTGCTGGACCTGGGCGAGCTGCTTGGCAAGCCGACGCGGCAGTTGTCGCTCGGCGAGCGGATGAAGTGCGAGCTGGCGGTGGCGCTCATCCACCGGCCCAAGGTGCTCTTCCTGGACGAGCCCACCATCGGGCTGGACGTGTCCATGCAGGCCACGATGCGCGCCTTCATCAAGGACTACAACGAGCGGCACGGCGCCACGCTCATCCTCACCAGCCACTACATGGACGACGTGGCGGCGCTGTGCCCGCGCATCATCGTCATCGACAAGGGGATCGTCTCGTATGACGGGGGGCTCGACGCGCTGGTGAAGAGGGTGCGCCCGGAGAAGCGCGTGGTGTTGCGCCTGTCCCAGGCGGTGGACGCGCCGGACCTCGCGGCCCTGGGCAAGGTGGTGTCGCATGATCCGCTGTCGGCGGTGTTGCAGGTGTCGCAGGATGCCGTCAACGCCACCGTGAGCCGGGTGCTCTCCACCCTGCCGGTGATGGACCTGACGGTGGAGAACGCGCCCCTGGAAGAGGTCATGAGCGAGCTGTTCGCCGAGAGCAAGGCGCGGCGCCAGGGGGCGGGCGTATGA
- a CDS encoding ABC transporter permease: MSVRGTLRALPTLLRVGVSEAVAYRAEMLVWVLGTTMPFISMALWTAVARYEPVGRYDSHEFVRYFLATFVVRQMTGAYAAWQINFEVRQGTLAMRLLRPISPLWSYAAENLGTFPLRLFLVVPLTLFSVSTLGTRSVPGTAWGWGFFLLALVGGWLITFLVNVFVGSLSLYIESSNRIMDLWFAFFLVCSGYLYPVELFPPVLRGLLDWLPFRYQIGLPVELMTNAHGFTEALGLLGRQWLWVALLLGLSILSWKRGLKRFAAYGG, from the coding sequence ATGAGCGTGCGCGGCACGCTGCGTGCCCTGCCCACGCTGCTCCGGGTGGGGGTGTCCGAGGCGGTGGCCTACCGGGCGGAGATGCTCGTCTGGGTGCTGGGTACCACCATGCCCTTCATCTCCATGGCGCTGTGGACGGCGGTGGCCCGCTACGAGCCCGTGGGGCGCTACGACTCCCACGAATTCGTGCGCTACTTCCTGGCCACCTTCGTGGTGCGGCAGATGACGGGGGCATACGCGGCCTGGCAGATCAACTTCGAGGTGCGCCAGGGCACGCTGGCCATGCGCCTGTTGCGTCCCATCTCGCCCCTGTGGAGCTACGCGGCGGAGAACCTGGGCACCTTCCCCTTGCGCCTGTTCCTGGTGGTGCCGCTGACGCTCTTCTCCGTGTCCACCCTGGGCACCCGCTCGGTGCCCGGCACCGCGTGGGGCTGGGGGTTCTTCCTGCTGGCGCTCGTGGGCGGCTGGCTCATCACCTTCCTGGTCAACGTGTTCGTCGGCAGCCTGAGTCTGTACATCGAGAGCAGCAACCGGATCATGGACCTGTGGTTCGCCTTCTTCCTCGTCTGCTCCGGCTACCTGTACCCGGTGGAGCTCTTCCCCCCGGTGCTGCGCGGCCTGTTGGACTGGTTGCCCTTCCGCTACCAGATTGGCCTGCCGGTGGAGTTGATGACGAACGCCCACGGCTTCACCGAGGCGCTGGGGTTGCTGGGCCGCCAGTGGTTGTGGGTGGCGCTGCTCCTGGGCCTGTCCATCCTGAGCTGGAAGCGGGGCCTCAAGCGCTTCGCCGCCTATGGAGGCTAG
- a CDS encoding ABC transporter permease yields the protein MFRRYMRLLRVRLRASSLLAMQYQADFLLDGLISVFWMASALVPLFVVFQNAQRQIEGWSFGESLLVIGWFTLLQGILEGAINPSLQGVVEHIRKGTLDFVLLKPADAQFLVSTENFLPWRALNLVAALIIFGYGFHLIGRAPSLPGVAISLVLLGTSVLLLYSLWILTVCAAFYVVKVDNLTYLFSSIFDAARWPASVFRGVLAFVFTFVIPLSVMTTFPAEALLGRLPWTALVWAILGSLLFAFFSRRMWLHSIGRYTSASS from the coding sequence ATGTTCCGCCGCTACATGCGTTTGTTGAGGGTTCGCCTCCGGGCGTCCAGCCTGCTCGCCATGCAATACCAGGCGGACTTCCTGCTCGATGGGCTCATCTCCGTCTTCTGGATGGCCTCCGCGCTGGTGCCCCTGTTCGTCGTCTTCCAGAACGCGCAGCGCCAGATCGAGGGGTGGAGCTTCGGCGAGTCGTTGCTGGTCATCGGCTGGTTCACCCTGTTGCAGGGCATCCTGGAAGGGGCCATCAACCCGAGCCTCCAGGGCGTGGTGGAGCACATCCGCAAGGGGACGCTGGACTTCGTGCTGCTCAAGCCCGCGGACGCGCAGTTCCTGGTGTCCACCGAGAACTTCCTGCCGTGGCGGGCCCTCAACCTCGTCGCGGCGCTGATCATCTTCGGCTACGGCTTCCACCTGATTGGCCGCGCGCCGTCCTTGCCGGGCGTGGCCATCTCGCTCGTGCTGCTGGGCACGAGCGTGCTTTTGCTCTACTCGCTGTGGATCCTCACGGTGTGCGCCGCCTTCTACGTGGTGAAGGTGGACAACCTCACCTACCTGTTCTCGTCCATCTTCGATGCCGCGCGCTGGCCGGCGTCGGTGTTCCGCGGGGTGCTCGCCTTCGTCTTCACCTTCGTCATTCCCCTGTCGGTGATGACCACCTTCCCGGCGGAGGCGCTGCTCGGCCGGTTGCCGTGGACGGCGCTGGTGTGGGCCATCCTCGGCTCGCTCCTCTTCGCGTTCTTCTCGCGCCGGATGTGGTTGCACTCCATCGGCCGCTATACCTCCGCGAGTAGCTGA
- a CDS encoding glutathione S-transferase family protein — MSRRPSRPSLTMRILFHIQTSPFARRTRLALAHKGLTVELRHVRAHPEFLEESRRLSPLKTTPVLVEEDGRVLGDSTAISHYLDRAYPSAPRLWPSEPDDALAVFEVASLVDVALNTVAALGARYYALHSSEAWSAVKAEAVERIQRALDTLGQRVSVLARSTIARSGWSAADMWLVTAEHWLATLPLRAPKYPVLAQMVSLGWRLPPELSRWADQHRDRPDMIALG; from the coding sequence GTGAGCCGTCGACCCTCTCGCCCTTCGCTGACGATGCGCATCCTCTTCCACATCCAGACCTCACCCTTCGCCCGCCGTACCCGCCTCGCACTCGCGCACAAGGGGCTCACCGTCGAGCTACGTCACGTGCGTGCCCACCCGGAGTTCCTCGAGGAGTCGCGCCGCCTCTCCCCGCTCAAGACGACCCCCGTCCTCGTCGAGGAGGATGGGCGTGTCCTCGGGGACTCGACCGCGATCTCCCACTACCTCGATCGGGCCTACCCCTCGGCTCCGCGGCTCTGGCCTTCGGAGCCCGATGATGCGCTCGCCGTCTTCGAGGTCGCCTCGCTCGTCGACGTCGCCTTGAACACGGTCGCCGCTCTCGGCGCCCGGTACTACGCGCTTCACTCCTCCGAGGCCTGGAGTGCCGTGAAGGCCGAGGCGGTCGAGCGCATCCAGCGCGCGCTGGACACACTGGGCCAGCGCGTCTCGGTGCTCGCGCGCTCCACCATCGCCCGGAGTGGCTGGTCGGCGGCGGACATGTGGCTCGTCACCGCGGAGCACTGGCTCGCCACGTTGCCCCTGCGTGCGCCCAAGTACCCCGTGCTCGCGCAGATGGTCTCGCTCGGTTGGCGCCTGCCCCCGGAACTCTCCCGCTGGGCCGATCAGCACCGCGACCGGCCCGATATGATCGCGCTCGGCTAG
- a CDS encoding oxidoreductase — translation MRIWFITGASRGFGALITAEALAAGDAVVATAREPASITAKFGEHPRLLAVRLDVTQEEQARAAVDAAIQRFGRIDVLLNNAGYGLLGAVEEATAREVERVFSTNVFGLLNVTRAVLPHMRSQRSGHVINISSLGGYEAYPGWGVYGATKFAVEGLTEALAAELAPLGIKATVVEPGFFRTDFLDGQSLAVAEPIADYAASSGVTRESATRLNHGQPGDPAKLAKAMLALANASHPPLRLPLGSDTLARIEGKHRSVTAEITAWRELARSTDGDSAAA, via the coding sequence ATGCGTATCTGGTTCATTACTGGAGCTTCTCGTGGTTTTGGCGCGCTCATCACCGCCGAGGCCCTCGCCGCGGGCGACGCCGTCGTGGCCACCGCTCGGGAGCCGGCGAGCATCACGGCGAAGTTCGGGGAGCACCCGCGCCTGCTCGCCGTCCGCCTCGATGTCACCCAGGAGGAGCAGGCCCGGGCCGCGGTCGACGCGGCGATCCAACGCTTTGGCCGCATCGACGTCCTGCTCAACAACGCCGGCTACGGACTGCTCGGCGCGGTCGAGGAGGCCACGGCCCGGGAGGTCGAGCGCGTGTTCTCCACCAACGTGTTCGGCCTGCTGAACGTCACCCGCGCGGTGCTGCCACACATGCGGAGTCAGCGCTCGGGGCATGTGATCAACATCTCCTCGCTCGGCGGCTACGAGGCCTATCCGGGCTGGGGCGTCTACGGCGCCACCAAGTTCGCGGTGGAGGGGCTCACGGAGGCACTGGCCGCCGAGCTCGCGCCGCTGGGCATCAAGGCGACCGTCGTGGAGCCCGGCTTCTTCCGCACCGACTTCCTCGACGGACAGTCCCTGGCGGTGGCCGAGCCGATCGCCGACTACGCCGCCTCGTCCGGCGTCACGCGCGAGTCCGCCACGCGGCTCAACCACGGGCAACCGGGGGATCCCGCGAAGTTGGCCAAGGCCATGCTCGCCCTCGCCAACGCCTCCCACCCTCCCCTCCGGCTGCCGCTCGGCAGCGACACGCTCGCCCGCATCGAAGGCAAGCACCGGAGCGTCACCGCGGAGATCACCGCCTGGAGAGAGCTCGCGCGCTCCACCGACGGGGACAGCGCGGCGGCCTGA
- a CDS encoding LysR family transcriptional regulator yields the protein MKPIEPIALSPFLAIATHRSFRRAAVELGVSPSALSHSLRGLEEQLGVRLINRTTRSVALTEAGERLFARIRPAFRDIRDALEELNAFRGQPMGTLRINAARTSAQLALLPVVTRFARAYPDVRVEIRVDDGLSDIVAEGFDAGVRLGENLAADMLAVSLGPRQRSAVVASPEFFTRHAVPRTPWELRELPCIRYRFLSGVFYRWEFERDGEEVTVEVDGPLTLGDQGFMIDAALDGLGLAYVFEELVRTLLEQGRLVRVLEDWCPDYPGFFLYYPSRRQLPVALRAFIDFTRTGQSV from the coding sequence ATGAAGCCGATCGAACCCATCGCCCTGTCGCCCTTCCTGGCCATCGCCACCCACCGCAGCTTTCGCCGGGCGGCGGTGGAACTGGGGGTGTCGCCCTCGGCGCTGAGCCACTCACTGCGCGGCCTCGAGGAGCAGCTCGGCGTGCGGCTCATCAATCGCACCACCCGGAGCGTCGCCCTGACGGAGGCGGGCGAGCGGCTCTTCGCGCGCATCCGCCCCGCCTTCCGCGACATCCGTGATGCGCTCGAGGAATTGAATGCCTTCCGGGGCCAGCCCATGGGCACGCTGCGCATCAACGCGGCCCGGACATCGGCCCAGCTCGCGCTGCTGCCCGTGGTCACCCGGTTCGCGCGGGCCTATCCGGACGTGCGGGTGGAGATCCGGGTGGACGACGGCCTGAGCGACATCGTGGCGGAGGGCTTCGACGCCGGGGTGCGCCTGGGCGAGAACCTCGCCGCGGACATGCTCGCCGTTTCCCTGGGCCCCCGTCAGCGCTCCGCCGTCGTGGCCTCGCCGGAGTTCTTCACGCGGCATGCCGTGCCCCGGACCCCCTGGGAGCTGCGGGAGTTGCCATGCATCCGCTACCGTTTTCTCAGCGGCGTCTTCTATCGCTGGGAGTTCGAGCGTGACGGCGAGGAAGTGACGGTCGAGGTCGATGGGCCCCTGACGCTCGGTGATCAGGGCTTCATGATCGACGCGGCGCTGGATGGCCTCGGTCTGGCCTATGTCTTCGAGGAGCTGGTGCGCACCCTGCTCGAGCAGGGCCGTCTGGTGCGGGTCCTCGAGGACTGGTGCCCCGACTATCCTGGCTTCTTCCTTTACTACCCCAGCCGCCGCCAGCTCCCGGTGGCGCTCCGGGCCTTCATCGATTTCACGAGGACCGGGCAGTCTGTCTAG
- a CDS encoding malectin domain-containing carbohydrate-binding protein, whose translation MKVVSQVLVSLLCSASVAGCLSPEEPGGQTDAAFSETAAAVTDGASVERTVLPPHDVYAVNAGGAAAGGFTADDYFTQGDVFSNVSQPVYTTDVYLAGPPEIYSDARQGGQFGYSFTGLTPGINYAVVLHFAELYFSMPRQRRFNVSLNGTVHTNIDIVSLAGGPFKATTLLYFVRADTNGIINVDFSRGANDQPMVNGIEVRVIE comes from the coding sequence ATGAAGGTTGTGTCTCAGGTTCTTGTCTCGCTGTTGTGCTCGGCCAGTGTTGCTGGCTGCCTTTCGCCAGAGGAGCCGGGCGGTCAGACCGACGCCGCATTCTCGGAGACCGCGGCGGCTGTGACCGATGGCGCCAGCGTGGAGCGCACAGTGCTGCCGCCGCATGATGTCTACGCGGTGAACGCTGGCGGTGCCGCGGCGGGTGGCTTCACCGCGGATGACTACTTCACGCAAGGCGACGTGTTCTCGAATGTCTCCCAGCCAGTGTACACCACGGATGTGTACCTCGCGGGGCCGCCCGAGATCTACTCGGATGCGCGCCAGGGTGGTCAGTTCGGCTACTCGTTCACGGGGCTGACGCCGGGGATCAATTACGCCGTGGTTCTCCACTTCGCGGAGCTGTACTTCTCGATGCCGCGTCAGCGCCGGTTCAATGTGTCCCTCAATGGCACGGTGCATACCAACATCGATATCGTTTCCCTCGCGGGCGGTCCGTTCAAGGCAACGACCCTGCTGTACTTCGTGCGTGCGGATACCAACGGCATCATCAACGTGGACTTTTCGCGCGGAGCGAACGATCAGCCGATGGTGAACGGCATCGAGGTGCGCGTCATCGAGTGA
- a CDS encoding DUF1588 domain-containing protein, with protein sequence MSARRIGVRACVTGILMVLGACTEPQKGPGTPDGGGGASSDGGSEVTEISPNLIPQEELFACRGAVSDAPTRIRRINRWQWTRNVGGSVTRGWTGFSFYDNPLDPNPRSPYGSYAADDSVDESMVEIILPIVDEYGATWAGPYTGSNRLDLLREDKSLRCMWEQAQPGTSCIRNYLATLLERGVMYRPARADELDRLAAFTQSVLAQETPGGGEAARTHSLSRVVTAATLMSGALFREELGTPLGNGRVELGEWELAQQLTYALGDRAPGAVPTWRWPDTSASSKGHYGDIADAARDGGIRSPQVVGALIEQHAGGVDPTRFDLLQDFGEEERPRRGEFWLSDGVANFFRQWLGYTEVEAIFKERPEATSAFDDGELSGYRAQAAAWENLLSGYYGHESTLIQQMDDFVARAVVGDVEVLETLLTSRRFFLAATRDSGFDGNATRYTGQPYGTNSEIAATNEARWRMLPEKERAGVLTHPAWLASHGGNFEDDPSAVHRGKWVRENLLCGYVPPLSSVRVRAQVGPHSPDKNARARLEEATGKSECQGCHSLMNPLGYPFEIYNHAGYLRTRDHAPDGGWMAPNGQVVLSGLPDPGLNGPVRDAVELSEKLAASGYVKRCFIRHAFRYFMGRDENRSDACTLVRMEQAYDEHQGSFKALLSTLMTSDTWTTRREPARGE encoded by the coding sequence ATGAGCGCTCGTCGGATCGGAGTGCGAGCTTGCGTCACCGGAATCCTGATGGTGCTCGGTGCGTGCACGGAGCCCCAGAAGGGGCCGGGCACTCCGGACGGCGGAGGAGGAGCTTCCTCCGACGGCGGAAGCGAGGTCACCGAGATCTCGCCGAACCTGATTCCCCAGGAGGAACTCTTCGCCTGCCGCGGGGCCGTCTCCGACGCTCCCACTCGCATTCGTCGCATCAACCGGTGGCAGTGGACCCGCAACGTGGGCGGCTCCGTGACGCGCGGATGGACCGGCTTCAGCTTCTACGACAATCCGCTCGATCCGAATCCACGCTCTCCCTACGGCAGCTACGCCGCCGACGACTCGGTCGACGAGTCCATGGTCGAGATCATCCTCCCCATCGTGGACGAGTACGGCGCGACGTGGGCCGGGCCCTACACTGGCTCCAACAGACTGGATCTGCTCCGCGAGGACAAGTCCTTGCGTTGCATGTGGGAGCAGGCCCAGCCGGGCACCTCCTGCATTCGCAACTACCTCGCCACCCTGCTCGAGCGGGGCGTGATGTACCGGCCGGCGCGCGCGGATGAGCTGGACCGGTTGGCCGCCTTCACCCAGTCGGTGCTCGCGCAGGAAACTCCCGGTGGAGGTGAGGCTGCACGTACCCACAGTCTCTCGCGCGTCGTCACCGCGGCGACCTTGATGAGCGGCGCGCTCTTCCGCGAGGAATTGGGCACGCCGCTCGGCAACGGCCGGGTCGAACTCGGTGAGTGGGAGCTCGCGCAGCAGCTCACCTATGCACTGGGTGATCGGGCCCCGGGCGCGGTTCCCACCTGGAGGTGGCCCGATACCTCCGCCTCCTCCAAGGGTCACTACGGAGACATCGCGGACGCGGCGCGCGACGGAGGGATTCGCTCACCCCAGGTGGTGGGCGCGCTGATCGAGCAGCATGCCGGCGGCGTGGATCCCACCCGCTTCGATCTGCTCCAGGACTTCGGCGAGGAGGAGCGTCCCCGCCGGGGCGAGTTCTGGCTCTCCGATGGCGTGGCGAACTTCTTCCGCCAATGGTTGGGCTACACGGAGGTGGAGGCGATCTTCAAGGAGCGTCCGGAGGCGACCAGCGCCTTCGACGATGGGGAGCTGAGTGGCTACCGGGCGCAGGCCGCGGCCTGGGAGAATCTGCTCTCCGGCTACTACGGCCACGAGTCGACGCTGATTCAGCAGATGGATGACTTCGTCGCGCGCGCGGTGGTGGGTGACGTCGAGGTGCTCGAGACCCTGTTGACCTCCCGGCGGTTCTTCCTCGCCGCGACCCGGGATTCGGGTTTCGACGGCAACGCCACGCGGTACACGGGCCAGCCTTACGGCACCAACTCGGAGATCGCCGCGACCAACGAAGCGCGCTGGCGGATGTTGCCGGAAAAGGAGCGCGCGGGTGTGCTCACCCACCCGGCGTGGTTGGCCTCGCATGGCGGAAACTTCGAGGACGATCCCTCCGCGGTGCACCGGGGCAAGTGGGTGCGGGAAAACCTGCTCTGCGGCTATGTGCCACCCCTGAGCTCGGTGCGCGTGAGGGCGCAGGTGGGGCCTCACTCGCCGGACAAGAACGCGCGTGCGCGCCTCGAGGAGGCCACCGGCAAGAGCGAATGCCAGGGCTGCCACTCGCTGATGAACCCGCTCGGCTACCCGTTCGAAATCTACAACCATGCCGGCTACCTGCGCACGAGGGACCACGCCCCCGACGGTGGATGGATGGCTCCCAACGGGCAGGTGGTGTTGAGCGGTCTGCCGGACCCGGGCTTGAACGGACCCGTGCGGGATGCGGTGGAGCTCAGCGAGAAGCTCGCCGCCTCGGGCTACGTGAAGCGCTGCTTCATCCGGCACGCCTTCCGCTACTTCATGGGCCGCGACGAGAACCGGAGCGACGCCTGCACGCTGGTGCGGATGGAGCAGGCCTACGATGAACATCAGGGCTCGTTCAAGGCCCTGCTGAGCACCCTGATGACCAGCGACACCTGGACGACGCGCCGCGAGCCGGCGCGGGGAGAGTGA
- a CDS encoding DUF1552 domain-containing protein produces MLTRRALLKSAVAAGLFAPFYREALAQTVKPMRLVLVLECNGIYPEAFLSSGTRAALGSRIGKRHNFLDVYPETPLLRAGDGLSSALCLGPLAGGSGVPSLENRAAVLLGLSSTIAGGGHSSGTGALSCAVHGSAATLDTVLAPRLKRTAPFDAIRLGTSSARTPIVYETCAYGPRKPAGILVNPMLAYNTIFGSLSTGAAVGQERRMLFDFAREDVKAALGTFKGNSHERIKLERYLASLEALRARESQLQGMAEQVTPLLPPHPSVNPLLQGGSIPPDSLKWLEAQFEIATTALLGGLTNLVVLAAGTSGFDVAYDSSIASAGRHDLQHGIDNAANWTGIAAVTRKHVALVAKLARALAATPELHASGSMLDHTVIVLMSDNGEQHHSEAREWPKLVLGGNALGLKTDGRTVVYPAEGRARNRQVSNLFNTLGHASGDTDFNSFGAEGPTRIAEGPLSELLG; encoded by the coding sequence ATGCTGACCCGACGCGCGTTGCTCAAATCCGCCGTGGCCGCTGGACTGTTCGCGCCGTTCTACCGCGAGGCGCTCGCCCAGACGGTGAAGCCCATGCGGCTGGTGCTGGTGCTGGAGTGCAATGGCATCTATCCCGAGGCATTCCTGTCCAGCGGGACCCGCGCGGCCCTCGGCTCGAGGATTGGCAAGCGGCACAACTTCCTCGACGTGTATCCCGAGACACCGTTGCTCCGCGCGGGCGATGGCCTCTCCAGCGCGCTGTGCCTGGGGCCACTCGCCGGAGGCAGTGGAGTGCCGTCCCTCGAGAACCGGGCGGCGGTGTTGCTCGGGCTGTCGTCGACGATCGCCGGAGGTGGGCACTCGTCGGGAACGGGGGCGCTGAGCTGCGCGGTGCATGGCTCGGCCGCCACCCTCGATACGGTGCTGGCGCCGAGGCTCAAGCGCACCGCGCCCTTCGACGCCATCCGGCTTGGCACCAGCTCCGCGCGCACCCCCATCGTCTACGAGACGTGTGCCTATGGCCCGCGCAAGCCCGCTGGCATCCTGGTGAACCCGATGCTCGCGTACAACACGATCTTCGGCTCGCTCTCGACCGGCGCGGCGGTGGGACAGGAGCGCCGGATGCTCTTCGACTTCGCACGCGAGGACGTGAAGGCCGCGCTCGGGACCTTCAAGGGCAACTCCCACGAGCGCATCAAGCTGGAGCGGTACCTGGCCTCGCTCGAGGCGCTGCGTGCGAGGGAGTCGCAGTTGCAGGGAATGGCGGAGCAGGTGACGCCGCTGCTGCCCCCACACCCGTCCGTGAACCCGTTGCTTCAGGGAGGCAGCATCCCGCCCGATTCCCTCAAATGGCTCGAGGCGCAATTCGAGATCGCCACCACCGCGCTGCTGGGCGGACTGACGAACCTGGTGGTGCTGGCGGCGGGGACCTCGGGTTTCGACGTGGCCTATGACTCGAGCATCGCGAGCGCCGGGCGGCACGACCTCCAGCACGGCATCGACAACGCGGCCAACTGGACCGGCATCGCGGCCGTCACCCGGAAGCACGTGGCCCTGGTGGCGAAGCTCGCGCGTGCGCTGGCGGCGACGCCGGAGCTCCATGCGTCCGGCTCGATGCTGGATCACACGGTGATCGTCTTGATGTCCGACAATGGTGAACAGCACCACTCGGAGGCTCGGGAGTGGCCCAAGCTCGTCCTCGGTGGCAATGCGCTGGGACTGAAGACGGATGGACGGACCGTGGTGTACCCGGCCGAAGGCAGGGCACGCAATCGCCAGGTGTCCAACCTGTTCAACACCCTGGGCCATGCCTCGGGCGATACCGACTTCAACTCCTTCGGGGCGGAAGGACCGACGAGGATCGCCGAAGGGCCCCTGTCGGAACTGCTCGGGTAG
- a CDS encoding HugZ family protein, whose amino-acid sequence MSDLENRARHARTLLLNQRHGVLATMSLELPGYPFGSITPYTLDHAGAPLILISTLAQHTKNIQADAKVSLTIHDATNPDPQAAQRLTWVADAMPVPLDETVAHARYRAYFPRSADYLNTHDFELYRLVLVRARFIGGFGRIYWLERDEILVANPFAQSEADIVGHMNDDHAHNLKAYCQAFKGISPEKVVMQGIDADGFDVLADEHPLRFTFDQPIATPDEARAAMVRLAKAARQSLARA is encoded by the coding sequence ATGTCCGATCTCGAAAATCGTGCTCGTCATGCCCGCACGCTTCTTTTGAACCAGCGCCATGGTGTGCTCGCGACCATGAGCCTCGAGCTGCCTGGCTATCCCTTCGGGTCGATTACCCCCTACACTCTCGACCATGCCGGCGCGCCGCTGATCCTCATCAGCACCTTGGCCCAGCACACGAAGAACATCCAGGCGGACGCGAAGGTCTCCCTGACGATTCACGATGCGACGAATCCAGACCCACAAGCCGCCCAGCGCTTGACCTGGGTCGCGGATGCCATGCCCGTCCCGCTCGACGAAACCGTGGCTCACGCCCGGTACCGTGCTTATTTCCCCCGGTCAGCGGACTACCTCAATACCCACGACTTCGAGTTGTACCGGCTCGTTCTCGTACGCGCCCGCTTCATTGGCGGGTTCGGGCGGATCTACTGGCTGGAGCGCGATGAAATACTCGTCGCCAACCCCTTCGCACAGAGCGAAGCCGACATCGTCGGGCACATGAATGACGACCACGCCCACAACCTCAAGGCCTACTGCCAGGCCTTCAAGGGGATCTCGCCGGAAAAGGTCGTCATGCAAGGCATTGATGCCGACGGCTTCGATGTGCTGGCGGATGAGCACCCCCTGCGCTTTACCTTCGACCAACCGATCGCGACGCCAGACGAAGCACGTGCCGCCATGGTGCGCCTGGCGAAAGCAGCCCGACAGTCCCTTGCGCGGGCCTGA